One genomic segment of Lytechinus pictus isolate F3 Inbred chromosome 18, Lp3.0, whole genome shotgun sequence includes these proteins:
- the LOC129281759 gene encoding QRFP-like peptide receptor: MEGIDPLMYSFHGELKNKSLDYLLALLNLTDTKDFLDFYDYDFHSIAHDLSPTADIILITCYTLIFVLALGGNLLVIFVVARKKYMQTAINIFFASLAISDLLIAVFCVPFTLIEAITVDWVLGPFMCKALNYVTSVGVVSSILAMMSIAVERHQAICHPLRSRVIQTPRRAVFLLTFLWIMSMTFVSPFLFVLQLEIKIDPMTATRYRFCVEHWYNPQQQKNYTLLLVLLLYITPLFIMVVLYMQVVHKLWIRKPIAPADSVVTQNPGINTATSLRYKKRAIKMILMVVGLFTVCWLPYHVVLLMREFSFMADGERNRLLFAAVQLVGLSNSCNNPIVYAFLNDNFKRNFVKVLFRHRRVVRAKGSSNNNVNVKPLAMVTI; this comes from the coding sequence ATGGAAGGGATCGATCCACTGATGTATTCGTTCCACggagaattaaaaaacaagAGTCTTGACTACCTTCTTGCCCTTCTTAACCTGACTGATACAAAAGATTTCTTGGATTTCTATGACTATGATTTCCATTCCATCGCACATGATCTATCACCCACAGCTGATATCATCTTAATCACCTGTTACACCCTTATATTCGTGCTTGCTTTGGGCGGGAATCTCCTGGTGATATTTGTGGTGGCGCGCAAGAAGTACATGCAGACAGCCATCAATATCTTCTTTGCTTCGTTAGCCATATCTGATCTCCTAATTGCTGTCTTTTGCGTCCCTTTTACGCTAATTGAAGCCATCACCGTGGATTGGGTGTTAGGGCCATTCATGTGCAAGGCTCTCAACTATGTCACATCTGTTGGGGTTGTCTCAAGTATCCTTGCCATGATGTCCATTGCTGTAGAGCGCCACCAAGCGATCTGCCACCCTTTGCGCTCCAGGGTGATCCAGACACCTCGTCGTGCTGTCTTTCTTCTTACCTTCCTATGGATCATGTCTATGACCTTTGTCTCTCCATTCCTCTTCGTGCTTCAACTCGAGATCAAGATCGACCCCATGACCGCGACACGGTACCGATTCTGCGTAGAACACTGGTACAATCCCCAACAGCAGAAGAACTACACCCTGCTACTAGTCCTTCTCCTTTACATCACTCCATTGTTCATCATGGTAGTTCTGTACATGCAGGTTGTCCACAAACTCTGGATCCGGAAACCCATCGCCCCTGCTGATTCGGTGGTGACGCAGAATCCAGGAATCAACACGGCCACATCTCTCCGGTACAAGAAACGAGCTATCAAGATGATTCTCATGGTGGTCGGTCTCTTCACTGTCTGTTGGCTTCCATATCACGTCGTCCTTCTCATGCGGGAGTTCTCCTTCATGGCGGACGGTGAAAGGAACCGACTTCTGTTCGCCGCTGTTCAGTTGGTGGGTCTAAGCAATAGCTGTAACAATCCCATCGTATACGCGTTCCTCAATGACAATTTCAAGCGCAACTTCGTGAAGGTACTTTTTCGTCATCGAAGGGTGGTCAGAGCAAAGGGCTCTTCAAATAATAACGTCAATGTGAAACCATTAGCAATGGTCACCATATGA